A single genomic interval of Brevibacillus brevis harbors:
- a CDS encoding phage minor head protein, which produces MEGRKQSGLVKKKRWRAANNKRKRKDHKKANGQTVDIDEHFDVGGEKLMHPGDPAGSANQIVKCRCTMQAVFDEGNSSDLVSGLNKEAQNVYTTAMHLKMTYTQ; this is translated from the coding sequence CTGGAAGGCCGGAAGCAGTCGGGGCTTGTGAAGAAAAAGCGGTGGCGGGCAGCGAATAACAAGCGCAAGCGCAAGGATCACAAAAAGGCAAACGGTCAGACAGTGGACATCGACGAACATTTCGATGTAGGAGGTGAAAAACTTATGCACCCAGGAGACCCGGCAGGAAGTGCAAATCAAATCGTAAAATGCAGATGCACGATGCAAGCTGTGTTTGACGAAGGGAACTCGTCCGATTTAGTGTCAGGGCTCAATAAAGAAGCCCAGAATGTTTATACAACTGCAATGCATTTGAAGATGACTTACACACAGTAA